The DNA region TGTGAAGCTCGTGGTATGAGAGATTGGTTAATGGGAGAGCAGGAAAGCCGCGTTTTGAACCAAACATATGAAACCGCTCAAATTGAGCGTCTTGTCCAGTTTTCAATCGAATCCAATCCCGGCCCCTCTCGGATAGAATGGGTATGCCCTTGTGATACCAATTCTGTCCCAGGTATCGTGCAACATCACCAATGTCCCTGGTCTGGGGCTTGAAAGTTGTAGGTATCTCCAAAGGAGAGGTAACAGAAGATGGGAGTGTTTGGCTAGTTTGCCCACCAAGGCTGGATGGTGTTATTCCTTGGGTTGAGGCATCTTGTATTGCCCCAGGTGTCATCGATGGCATGGAACAAGGAGAGGTCTGATTCGACAGCTGTCCTTGAGATTGGATTTGAGATAGAGCATTCTCAAGATCTAAAACGCGTCGAAGAAGTTCTTGTACATcgccggcgatggcttgTCTGAATGTCATGACATTTGTCAGTAAGCAATGAAGGCATCGTAAGCCAAATAGCTTACATATTGTTGGACTTTTTCTGTGTCTCTCTATCAAAAGTACAAGAAAGGCCATGATGACTGCACCATTCGCAAGGCTCATCGGCGTTTTCTATCACGCATTGGATCTTGATAGTCAGTGTTGGCAAATATTTGGCTTGCGTCTTTGCGGGGGTTCCAAGTGTACCTTTCTCTTGTAGCAAACATCGCAGGCTCGTTTGGGACGCATCAAAAACAAGAACAAAAGCAACGGAATAGGCTTATACGCTAACTTTGATATTGAGAAAAGCTCGAGGGGTCCAATTGTTACCACGGAAGTTGTGGAAAAGGTCCATCGGAGCATCGGACTCCGTGGCGGTTTTAACATGCGGCACACCAGTGGAGCACAGCAACTTGGTCTAGCCAAGCCAGGTCAAGTGCGAAGGCCTCGGAGGCCCGGAGTCCGCTTACATAAGGAAAGTCCAGGGTAAAAGCAGTTGGTTGTTGCTTTTGACGGAGACGAGTTGCAGGGTCTCGTGGTTGTCTGCATGTGACGGAAGAAGCCGGATCGAAAGGGGCTGGTCTCTTTTTCCTTGTGCCCAGGAAACAACAATTACTTGACAATTTTGACAGAACAAGACTAAATCCCCATGTTACTCCGAAAAATGCAGCGACCAAACATCCCCAAGTCTCTGGTTATCCTCCCCGAGGCCTCCATGAACGACAACGATTTCCTTTCCAGCCCCATTCTTGGCCACGTCAGCATCAAACCACCCCCTCGGAGCGGGACCTTCAGTTGTTGAATCTAGCTTATGCCAGAGGTTCTGCTCAATCTCATAGGCCCATCCATCAGAAAACATGTTACCCGCACCAGCGTGCCCAAGGGGGCTAGGATTTCCTTCACCAAACACTGTGACCAAGTAGGGCTTGCCCTGGACTGTAACGGGCAACAAAGTCGAGACACTTCGGGGTTCTGGGCCGCTGATTCCATCTGATTTGTAGTAAATGGTTTTCCAAGTAGACGTCTCGATGTTGAACACGTCGAGGGAGCCACCTTGTTCCTTCTTGCCATCAAAGCCATTCATGCGGTAGAGTTTCCCGTCAGAGAATGTGATTGAAGACCCGCCTCGCGCTGGACCGGGGGCTTGAGACAGCTCTGTCCAGGTGCTGTCGATGATGTCAAAAACCCACAGGTCACGGAGTCTTCCGTCTTGGGGGCAACCTGAGTGAACATAGACCTTTCTGACACCATCGGAGGTGATGCAATGGTAGCTCCTCCCAGCTGGGAATGGAGCTGAAGCATCGGAGGGATGCACCACAGTCCACTGAGATTTTGATACCTCGTAGCGCCAGAGACCACCATTTTCCTCGATAggcttcatctccaagccccCACGCCCCGAGAACAGGTAGATGTCCCCATTGATGGCTGTGCTGGGGCTGCCAACTCGAGGTGGGGGACTATCCTTCCTGGGAGGGAGTGTCTGGACACCGTATTCTTTTACAGATTCAACGATTAGCTCATGGATGATAGGTCCTCGGTGTTTGGCTTACCTGGCTCCCCTCCGACCTTGACAACGTCGATTTTGTTGTCCACGGGCTGCCGAGGCACAAGCTCCCCGCCAAAGATGTACATCTTCTCCCCAACCACTGAAACAGCCTGAGATGATCGGTAGAGTCGCACACTGGAAGCTATGCGGGTCCAGGTGACCGgagggagcttggagagacTCGCCATGGTCGGAAGTGCTGGTGTATTCGGGAAAACCTGCCGCGAGAAAGAACAATGTGGGAAGCTTATCAGCAGTCCGTGACACAAGGGAAAGAGAAAAGCTGCTGGAACTGCTGTATTACACTGATAAGCCGGGGAGGAGAAGCCTTTTATTCTTACTCTTGGGAGCTGCTCTCAAACTCATTCGTTCACAGACCCAGTAAATGTCCCACCCACTGAGGGCGGATACAACGTGACAGAGCACATCGGAGAACCTGAATCCGCTTACATAACGGAGACTATGGGTATAACTGGTATGAAGCCTCGACTATCCATGTTCACCGGTGCAGCTGCGGCTGCAGGAAGGCCCAATTAAAATCTGCTCATATTCGGCCCCCGAGTGATGAGAGAGCACATTGTGTGGCCATTGATGCGACGTGATGGGACACAGGCAGGTATTCGGAGGAATATCGGCGGGGAGAAAGCGGGGAAGGCTCAATATTAAAAAGCTCAGTGGGCTTTGGGAGGTATATTTGCTTATTGCTTCTACGCTGTCACGTTCATGGTTAGGCATGCATTATTGGCCATTGTGTCTTTACCGCTATACCGCGCGAATGGCTCGTCCTCACAAATCGTGGAAATATGTATGAGTAGTGTATTAAACATGGCACTCGACATAGCTGTTTAGCCTGACAAAGAGGCTGAATGCATGTCGCTGGATTGGGCGTGGACCTTGAAGGCGTGATCCACCTCTGTTTCTCTACTCATATTGCCTCATAAGCTTGTTCCCTTCAACCTTTTCAGCAAAGTCTGGGATATGTGTTGTATGGCACCAAGGCTTCAAAGTCTCTTCTTTGCGAATAGTCTCGGCAAAGCACCCCAGCCAGCCGTCACGGGGAAACGCCTTGTTGACCTCCTCCCGGGTTTTCTCGTGGATGATCTGATCAAAGTCCTTGACCGAAGGATGATCGCCCACGTTATCGTAGATAGTGGACAGCTGAATCAACTGCCCCAGGAAAGTAATGTTGCCTTCTGTACCAAGGTCCTGATGACGAATGATGGTTTCGCAGACGGCCTCGGCCTGGTCCTTGGTCGAACCGTACTCCCCCAGAAGGTTGAGAGCTTGAAAGCCACCTTGGAACTCGAACGAGAGACGGGTAGAATTCATGTTGTGTTCGGTTGTGCCAATGTCGTGCAACAGGCAAGCCAATGCAAGAGTCGAGGGTGAAAGTGTGGCTGCGTGTTCGGGGAACTGTTGTCGGAGAATAACGGTCGCTTTGGGCATCGGAGGGAAGTCAAATTAGCCAAGAAAGGACTCTTATACTGTATGGACACGGCTTACACCAATAGTAGACCCTCATTGAATGATTGTAAGTCTGCTTTAGGAGGTGTGTCTTGACATGTTCCTGAGTCTTGAGGACGATGGGGTCCTGCGAGGGGAacttgatggtctcgagaTTGATGTAATGGGGAGTATTGAGGTAGGGCCCAGTGTGGAAGATCCTGCCGGCGTCAATAGGGACAGCTGTCCATCCGTTCTGGGCGATGCCTGAAGAGTTCATTTCGAAAGCGATGGGATCTTGAAAAACAGTGTGTTGATGACGTATACGATAGAAAACTTGGGTCATTGAGATGGGCCGTTTTCTACGGGGAGATGAAAGCACAATTTATACCTCGACGACGATTAGCAATCAAAGATTTTCTTTGAACGGAGCCGCAGCCATTAATAATTCATGGAACTTTTGTGCTTATGAGTCTCAACCTGAGGCCGTCGTTTGAGGGGTAAATGTGGGCGACTATCAACCTCAGGCCGTCGTTTTTAGAGTTGTTGACATTGGGGTCGGATCAAGGTCCTAGAGCCATCATATATCAATGTCAACTCTTCATAGGTATCGTGTTATAAATAGATTTGGCTGGAGATTACGCGACGATATTGTCGCAACTGACACATCAAACCACTACGGTTTCGACAGAGATATCCAAGTTGTAATGCAATTAGTTACACTATCAATGCCAGCGCCATCGTTGAACAGGTCATTCGGGGATACCGGAAGATAGTACGTACAGGCGTCACGGCGCCATGCGCTGAGAGCCTCATAGTACATGATTGACCCCATTGCATATTGTTTGTATCCAAAGGCAGGTCGGCAGTGGTTTGATACCTCACAAAGCTGGGCCTAATCTCGGCACGGATCATGTACCTTGTAAACCCCCAATACCGGCGTTGGGATACAAACAGAATACTAAAGTAATTCCGAAGATAGTCGATCCGCTTGGAGGTATGTCTGCGGTCGCCACTCTCATTTCTTTGGCCCTGAGAACTGAGCCGCTTTCCGGGTCGCCATCCATTACCAGCTTTCTGACGCCAGGTCTCAACCTCAACGAGCCTAGAGAAGTAGATCTCGATATCCCTTCTTAACTTAAAAAAATCGCCTGTTGGTTTTGTGCATTTGGATGGAGACTGTCTTCTTCCTAGGCATCGCCGTAAGATCTGAGATTTTGGCATGTGTAACGGAAATTtcatcaagatggagaagctaGAGGCAGTATTGCTAGTCATGTTCTGATAGCCAGACATACTGAAACCTCTAACGAGTAGATATCGGACTAttttataagttaataaaacATAGTAAACGGCTATTGCATGTGGCTAGCAGAACCACTTGGGGCCACAAAACTTCATCTCTTTGTTCTGAGGTGCGGCTGCCCTCTGTGGCAATATGACATGGGAAGGTCAATgtcaaggagatgaggaATGCCACAAGTTGAGCACAAGAGAACAATATGAGTGGTTTAAGTGAAGTACCTGAGAATGGGGACCGAAGGAAACAAACAAAGAAGTTAAATTAGTAATGCAAGCCAATGCCTAAATTACGCGTGTTCATGCGCATTCCTCCATACGTAATGGCGGTGTTGACTCTACGTAACTTTCTTTATTCTACCGCTCTACCACAACTCAGAGGCTGAGCGTAGGCCTCCTTTGTCCAGCAACCAGCCCCCTGCTGCTGGCACCGGTGAAGGAGTGGCGATATCATTTCTCAAGGGGCAAAACTTAGGGCCTTTGTGATGAGTGCGAAACGAGAGTTCTTTCAAGGCTTCCACGGCGGTGTTGATTCATACACAGACTGATAGAAGTACGAATACAGTCGAGAAATGTTTCTCTGTCGTTTTCTTCAGCCAAAGAAGGCGTTGAGGGAAGGAGACAGTTCCCCATATGATACACAGGTTATTTCCAGGTTCAAGTGCACGAGCTCGACACAAATGGCATGGCTGTTCCAAGCGACTCGCATGCTCTATGATGCCCGCTACCTTTGAATCAATGATATAGACAGAAATACTTTAAGCGTTTGCCTTCTCGCCCGTTTTACATCATAGACTAGAGGCCAGCACTGACTAACTCGGAGGCTGCAGTGGGATCCCAAAGACTGGCTCCAAAATGATTGCATCACCAGAAGCGCATTGATAGTCAAGACGGCTTTATTGAAGAcagccatggctgatgcTTGCCTCTTTGTACAGGCTCTCACCAATACACCGCTATTGAGCTCACCACCTTGTACCAGCCTCTTCGAGCCACCTCTCGATCTGAATCAGGCCTGGGCGGGGCAGATCTTTGTATCTCTTTCTATCATATGTCTCATAAATGCCCTGTTGGAGGCGCTTtgccttgttgatgagcatTCTGTTTGCTCCCGCCGCCTTTTCCTGTTGGATGAAACGGTTTGCCTTGTCCTCGCGCTCTTTTCTCATCTCCCGTACAGCTGGCCcatcagcttcttctgccaAACACAACCCACACTTGCACCTAAAACCCCAAGTTCTTTGCAAAGACGCTATTCTCACATCGTAGTCGGTAGCTTCATCGTAGCTCTGCAATATTTCCTCACCCGCGACAATCCGACGTGTAGCACGGACAATTATCAAGTCGCCAATGTAGTCCTTTTTGGCGTTGGGGATGCAAGAATGGTTCATGTACGATGCCCTTATCCAAAGACCCGTGCTGGCATTGCTGATGTCTTCGTCCTCGGTTTGTTGACCAGGGCCAAAGGCGTTTCGCTGAATGATGTCGTGGATCTGAAAGGTGTCAACCACAGGCTCgtcgtcaacttcaactaACTTCTTGCCAAGGCCCGAGTAGTCCCCAAAGAGGTCCAGGACTCTCTCGATCTGGGACGGATTGTTGAGGAGTTTGTCTACAACTACCTTGTGTAAACCAGAAGGAAACACCCTGATCTCAGCGCCGTCTCGAGTGTCACAAgtcaaggaagaaaaggCCTCAGGCTCGTAACTCCAGGCAACACAAAAGGCCTTCTCGCACATGATGATCTCGTTGGGTTCAATGTCACGAGTTGCAAACAGCCCTCTGCCAGCTCCAGGACTGGCTTTGACCTCAGTATAACCATAAAAACTGGCAACGTCTGGTCTGCCTTGATTCTTGGAAAGGCTTCTGACAACCTTGGTCATCTCGTAGATTCCCGTAGATTGCTCCTGGAGTCGCGCTTTGATCCTCCGCACGTTGAGCTTGGCATGACTATCAGGCTGGAGTTTCTCTTGCTGCTCAAAGAAATATTTGGCACAGTCAAAATCGCCGAGAGAATATGCTGCCAGGCCAGCTCTGTAACAAGCCTTTGCATCAAGGGCCTTGTCTGCTTCGTCGGTAAGAGAGGATATAGCATCGGCTCTGGCCTCGTCATATCGTTGCAGGAGAAGGTTGACATGCGATCGGTTTCGATAGAGGTCTTTGATCAGGGTATCTGTTGCGTCGACACTCTGGTGCAGTCCTTCGGTATAATAGGCGTGTGCTCGCGCAAAgtcctccttcttcagggcTGCATTGCCCATCTCCTTGCACTTTTCTGGAGGCTTGGTTTGATCTGCGGCAGTGTGACGTCTCTGCCGCCACGATTCTGGGTTCTCACTGAGAAAAGTGACAACAAGATCAGAAGGATGATCGACTCGGATGGTTCGTTCCCCTTGGTGGTTCAAAGTATAGTAGGGCTCCTTCACCAGCAGCTCGGAGCACATGTCGAGGACGTCTCGCCCATTTTTTGACTTGTGCAAGAAGACTTCAAGCCGTTCCACCTCGTCAGGAGACTCTCCCTGAACAACGGCCCAGGATGAAGCCTCCAACTCGGCAACTGGAGATACGCGCCGCAAAGCAAGGACAAAGCCACGATGATGTGattccatcttcaactcggGAATTTTCATGTGCTCTAGATCTTGCAGTTTGGCGGTGCAGGGTGGATATGGGCGGCCGACATCGTATGCTAGCATGGTCTCTTTGCTCTTGGGTGCTCCTAGACCAAACGCCGCTGATGAGAGGTCCTGTATCAGGGACACCGAAGTGGCTTGCTGGATTAAAGCACGGGAATCCATAGTTTCCCATGGCTGATTAGTCTGTTGTTCGAGTTTCTTGAGGCGATCCCGGACGGTGTTTTGCACTCGGTGAGACTCTTCACGGGTCATGAAGAGAGTGTTGTTGCTAGACATGTTGGAAAGCAAGAAGTGCGACGGGAGAGAGATTGGTGTAGGAAGAGATGTCCTCTGAGGACATGCTAGCGGAGCATATGGATGCATATCACCATCTGCCAAGGAACCCTTTCACTTTTATGGACAGCTTGGAGTCAATGGGGTCTTGTCCCTGAGTGAAAATTCCCTCTACGAAGAAAGTGACAGGGTCTACAATCGCCGTGTGAATCATACCGAAAGGGATCAACAATCTACCAAGCGCATCTACATGGAGCTGGCAGGCTATGCCCCCTGTAAGACTACAAATTCGGATAGTGTGGCATAAGCACAAGGTTTCATCAGATAGGCGGTTTATGTACTATGATGGCCGGGTCCAAATTTTTCGTTAATAAGATCCAAGGAGAAAGTTACTGTTGATATTCGTGACGCGTTTGTCGAGCCGTGGCCATTGTTGAAGAGCTACGCGATTGGTTCAGGTCCCCATTTCCTTTTGAAGAAGCTCTTTCAGCCTACGAAAGCTCTATACCTTCATCATAGACATGACAAATACGTACTTGGCCATCACCTCACTACTTCTCGCCGTAAATTCCAAGAGACACAGTCCACCCAATCAAGCTTCTGTGTTTCCGAGCAATCCAATCAGGCTCCTTAATGCCCTTGATTGTAGTACAGTATCACCTCGGTCGGTGCTGACATCTCCACAAATCCTGACTCTTCGGCAGCTCCAGAGCCAATCAGCGAGAGAGATTTCCGAGCAACCCAATAGAACTTGGGGAGACAAATCACTTGGTAGCTGGCAGGCAAGGGCAAGTTGGTTGGATCGGGTGTGTCTAGTTGTTATCACGAAAGGTGCCATTGTTTGATCCGATGAAGGGAAAAAGACCCGGTGTTTCTCCGGCATGAGTGATGATTGAATGGTATTGCACAGTCAGCCATCAGACTGTACAGTATGTATACCGAGTAAAGGTTGCCCTTACGGTACCAGAGAATTGATGGGTACGCCGCAGCTGTCTTTCAATTTACCATATCTTCTTCTCATTCGTGTACAGTACAGAAATTTCTCCTTTGACTTGTTACGCCTGAATTGTGTTGTCGTCATAGACTTGCTGCAGAAACGTCATCGATGACCTACACCAccgtcatcgtcgacaaCCCCCTACAAACCTTCGTGGAGTTTGAGAAAAAGTCAAGTCGTTGGGATGAACGTAGCAAGGAGTGATTCCTCGAGACATTGGCAAAATTGGAATGGAAATTTGTTGGAACAAGGAGAATTATAGTGACCCTGATAAAAGTACAGTAAACTTGAAACCTCTGCGGATTATTCTTCATCCACTTCGCGTATATCCATGCCTTCTACTTTTCTGAGCTGATTGATTGCACCTACGGTAAGGGGCCTGGAAGATGCGAATTTAGTTGACCATTGAGCTGGGAATCTTTATGTTTATTTTGAGTACTCAcggcggcatcatcatgggtGGGATCGAGTGAGTGGATGGAATATCACGAACATCGGCTCCGGTGTCATCCTGGATGATTCTGCCGAGGAAAGGTTAACAACCTCACCGCAGTGGGTATCATGTTGGAAATACTTCTCGATCTTATCATGCGAGCTAAAATATACACCAGCGTCCGAATAGTGGACGACGACAGGCTTTGAAGTGAGGCCTGTTAGCTCTGATCTAGTTGGAAATGATAGGTGATGTTGTGGACATACCTTTCGATCAGACATGACTTTGGTATTGTTTGGGCACAAGGGGGAAGACTTCATTTGGGTCTGGAATTCATCGGGTTACATGGCTGGCTGTCAAACGATATTTATCGTGGGCCAGTAGTATTGACAACAAAACTGTGTCCTGGTATAGTACTAGTTTTACTTTCACAAGTGAAGCCAGTGACGTGGTGGTGGCATGTTCTGAACGCTCGGCATTGGTGGGGGACGTAGTTCTACGCTCAAAATAAACATTAATCCAACGACTAGGAACTTGTGCCAAGTAGGCACGTGGCAAAATTAGAATCATCCTCGGTGAAGGAACTTGAAGGTATGAATTTCTACCGTTCTGGCGTGGTCAAAAGCATATCCAATGTTTTCACTATTCAGCTCCGCCTGGTCGCGGAAGAATACAGGGCGGGCAGTTTTGGGTCAGAAAAGCTGATAGAATCTTTGGGCTATGTGAATACTACAGAGTAAGAATCCTATCTGTTCTGGAGATACATCAGAGATCTCTGAGTTAGGTTTTGCCCAAGTTGCCATTTCGACCTTTCCGTTCCTGTCTTCCTGAACCCTGCTTCGACCAAATTCCTTAGATGCCTTTGGATGAACTCACGCTCACTGGCTGGGCATAGCAACACATCTGCgagttcttcttggcctctgaATGCGAGAATTTCACGCGAGACCTTCCACTTCATCAAAACGTCATCCTTCCCTGGAAGCACACAAGTTCACATCCAAGCATGAACCCCGCTCGAGGGATTGCATCTTGATAATACTACAATGATTGGGTAAGAACAACATGCAGCGTAGTGCGGGGACGAGCCTCGCTTGTTGATCCTTGGCAACTTCTAGCACGCAATGTAGGATGCGTGCGACTATTCTTGGCAATAATGTCGGCCTGGCCCCGACCGCTAATCAATCCTAACTTAGATGCGGGAATAATGCCTCGCTTATGCCTTGAGCGGTCGGGTCAGGACGGACATTGTAGAGGTCCGTCCCTGGCTGTTATCTCTACCTACATTCACCGTTGCTTTCGCTTTTTGCCGTGCAGCGGGACATTCAACATTCAGCCATGGCGGACGCGCAAACCCCCAATTTGCAACACACGGCAGAAGGAGATGCCAATACGAGTGCTGAAAACGAGCGGTCGCTGACAGTTCGGGCAAACTACCAGAGCGAGAATACTCGATCTTGGCTGAGGTATCCGTTCCTAGCAGCAGGGATCGCTCTATTCCTTGGCCCCTTTTCATTCTTCTGGCCTCGAGAGGGCCCTATCGATCCCACAGACTATGTTGAGCGCACAAAGCGTGTCTTGAAGACCACACCGTACGACACTCCTTCGCGTCATCCGGTTCTCGCTAACAATTGGCCAGGCTAATTGACGGTCACAATGACCTCCCCTGGCAACTAAGAATTGAGTTACACAACCGCATCTACGATGGTCGCGTGGATCTCAGCAAGAAGCTTCTGGGTCACACTGATATCCAGAGAATGCGGCAAGGCATGGTTGGAGGGCAATTCTGGAGCGTATATGTGGACTGTGATACTCAGCAACAGCACTTTGAAGATCCGTCTGTGCGTATCCCCCCATGAGCTTTTCAGCTGAAGATTGCTAACAATTCGCTTGTAGTGGGTTGTGAGGGACACTTTGGAGCAGATCGACGTGACAAGACGATTTGTCAATGAACACCCTGAGCATCTCCAGTACTGCGACACTCCTGCTTGCGCTCGAGAAGCTTTCAAGTCAGGTCGCATTTCCAGTATGATCGGCATCGAAGGGGGCCACCAAGTAGGTGGAAGCATTGGAGCCATTCGCCAAATGTTCAACCTTGGTGCCCGGTACATCACTCTCACCCACAACTGCGATAACGCCTTCGGAACGTCTGCTTCGACAGTGGCGGCCGGAGGAGCCGACCAAGGTCTTTTTAAGCTTGGGTACGACGCGGTTAAAGAGATGAACCGCCTTGGTATGATGGTCGATCTATCACACGTCTCACACCAGACCATGCGAGATGTCTTGGGCGTCACAAGAGCTCCAGTCATCTTCTCGCACTCTGGAGCTTACGCTGTTGAACCTCACCTTCGCCATGCCCCCGATGATGTGCTACGGCTTGTCAAGCAGAACGGAGGGATAGTGATGGCCGTTTTTGTGAACAGGTTCCTAAACATGAAGAACCCAGACCAGGCCACGATTCACGACGTGGTTGATCACATTCTTCACATCGCCGAAGCTTGCGGCTGGGAATGCGTGGGCATAGGAAGCGACTTTTCAGGCACTCCCTTTGTCCCAATCGGTCTCGAAGACGTTTCTAAGTTTCCTGATTTGATTCAACTCTTGATGGAGAGGGGAGCTACAGACCAACAGATTCGACTGCTGGCCGGAGAGAATATTCTACGCGTTTGGGAAAGGATCGAGCAACGGGCCAAGGAGCTTCAGGCTGGTGGAGAGAAACCCATCGAGGCTGAATATGAAGGGCGAAACTGGCACAAGGGGATGAAGAACTCGCCCTGGATGCTTCGGAGAAGTCGAGAGGAAGCTCTTATCAAGGGTGCAGCTGACCAGCCTTACATGTTCAATGTTGATAGCGAGGGGAAGCATAACCCTGCGGTGAAGCAAGTCTAATTAGGATCAATCTCCCCCAGGGCTCAATGAAGTTTGATTGCCACTACCATCTTATCTTCAACTTCTGCCCAATGTCATAATAACAGCGAGTCTTTTCTAATGACAATAAGATGCCCCATCGGCACAGGAAATCACGCCGTGATGTCGGGCATGATCCGACATTCCTGTGCAGATTGCGTGCTTGACGCCAGAACTCGAGACAGCTGCGTCTGGACTCGAGCAAGCCTAGCCACGGAGATAACCTGGCAATAAATACTGCTGCCTTTTCACGATCAAAACTCAGGAAGGGGCCCCTATGATTTGTTCGAGACAGACGATAGCGGAGTATGACGAGAAAAGAgcgatgccatcaagatggTCCATTATGATGTGCTCCGTACCTGAGCGGTCTATGGCCTTGGCAGAGATAACCCCCGCAGTTGATTCCAAAGACTTTGTCGAATAAGTCTTGCTCATGCATCGATGACAAATGCCATTGTTCCAAGAGGAGGCTAATCCCTGATGCCCTAGCCTCTGTTCTGGTACACGGCCCATCCTGAAGTCGCGCCTCGATGCAGGACATGGAAATGGCGTAATTCGAATGAATACTCTCCAAGCTGTAACCTATGATATCTTACTCTCGTTAAACTTGTTCTGTTTCTTTAAAACACTAAACTCATCACGGTGTGGGTGAAGCTGGTGTCTGTTTGCACCATTGTCAACATGAAACTCATTGAGTACTTTCTGCCAAAGGAGCTAAACCTCCTGGCCCTTTTGGAATACACAATTGCTGTTCCAGTCATTGCATTGCTGGCTTATCTCGTACATAACGAATTTACTCGCCATTCCAGCTGTATCAAGCACCTgcctggccctcgaggctggcCTGTGGTAGGGAATCTTTTTCAGGTAAGATCTCTGATACAGTCTCATACCATCCACCAGCTAAAGAAGAAAGCATCGTGATGAGATCCCCGCCGAGACGTACCGGAGATGGGCCCAGGAGTATGGCCCAGTCTTTCAGATCCAGCTGGGCAACACAACAGGCGTTGTCGTGAACTCAGTGGACGCCGCGAAGAAACTCTTTATCGGGCAAAGAAACGCCATGAATTCTCGACCGACTTTTCATGTGTTCCATGGAAAGGTCAGCAAAGCCGTCACTAGCATTGGAACCAGTCCATGGGATGAGTCCTGCAAGCGGCGAAGAAAGCTAGCGGCAGCCGGCTTGAATCGTCCTCGTGTGGAAAGCTATGCACCTATTCTCAACCTAGAGTCTCGAGAGTTTCTCAGGG from Fusarium keratoplasticum isolate Fu6.1 chromosome 12, whole genome shotgun sequence includes:
- a CDS encoding HD domain-containing protein yields the protein MNSSGIAQNGWTAVPIDAGRIFHTGPYLNTPHYINLETIKFPSQDPIVLKTQEHVKTHLLKQTYNHSMRVYYWSTVILRQQFPEHAATLSPSTLALACLLHDIGTTEHNMNSTRLSFEFQGGFQALNLLGEYGSTKDQAEAVCETIIRHQDLGTEGNITFLGQLIQLSTIYDNVGDHPSVKDFDQIIHEKTREEVNKAFPRDGWLGCFAETIRKEETLKPWCHTTHIPDFAEKVEGNKLMRQYE